The Klebsiella sp. RHBSTW-00484 genome includes a window with the following:
- the dnaA gene encoding chromosomal replication initiator protein DnaA, which yields MSLSLWQQCLARLQDELPATEFSMWIRPLQAELSDNTLALYAPNRFVLDWVRDKYLNNINGLLNEFCGVDAPQLRFEVGTKPAVQPHRSTVSVAATAPAAQVQTARVAPTIVRPGWDNVPAPAEPTYRSNVNIKHTFDNFVEGKSNQLARAAARQVADNPGGAYNPLFLYGGTGLGKTHLLHAVGNGIVARKPNAKVVYMHSERFVQDMVKALQNNAIEEFKRYYRSVDALLIDDIQFFANKERSQEEFFHTFNALLEGNQQIILTSDRYPKEINGVEDRLKSRFGWGLTVAIEPPELETRVAILMKKADENDIRLPGEVAFFIAKRLRSNVRELEGALNRVIANANFTGRAITIDFVREALRDLLALQEKLVTIDNIQKTVAEYYKIKVADLLSKRRSRSVARPRQMAMALAKELTNHSLPEIGDAFGGRDHTTVLHACRKIEQLREESHDIKEDFSNLIRTLSS from the coding sequence GTGTCACTTTCGCTTTGGCAGCAGTGTCTTGCCCGATTGCAGGATGAGTTACCAGCCACAGAATTCAGTATGTGGATACGCCCTTTGCAGGCGGAATTGAGCGATAACACGCTGGCACTGTATGCGCCAAACCGTTTTGTGCTCGATTGGGTAAGGGATAAATACCTCAATAATATCAATGGCCTCCTCAATGAATTTTGCGGTGTTGATGCCCCACAGCTGCGTTTTGAAGTTGGCACTAAGCCTGCGGTTCAGCCGCACAGAAGCACAGTAAGCGTTGCGGCCACCGCGCCTGCGGCTCAGGTTCAGACGGCGCGCGTTGCGCCGACAATTGTGCGTCCGGGCTGGGATAACGTCCCCGCACCCGCAGAGCCGACTTATCGCTCCAACGTTAACATTAAGCATACGTTTGATAACTTCGTTGAAGGTAAATCTAACCAGCTGGCTCGCGCGGCGGCGCGCCAGGTTGCTGATAACCCTGGCGGAGCCTACAACCCACTGTTCCTTTATGGCGGCACCGGTCTGGGTAAAACCCACCTTTTGCATGCGGTAGGTAACGGCATTGTGGCGCGCAAACCGAACGCGAAAGTGGTTTACATGCACTCCGAGCGTTTTGTGCAGGACATGGTAAAAGCCCTGCAAAACAACGCCATTGAAGAGTTTAAACGTTACTACCGTTCCGTTGATGCCCTGCTGATCGATGATATCCAGTTCTTTGCGAATAAAGAGCGCTCGCAGGAAGAGTTTTTCCACACCTTCAATGCCCTGCTGGAAGGCAATCAGCAGATCATCCTGACGTCGGATCGCTATCCGAAAGAGATCAACGGGGTTGAGGATCGTCTGAAATCACGCTTCGGTTGGGGCCTGACTGTAGCGATCGAGCCGCCAGAGCTGGAAACTCGCGTGGCGATCCTGATGAAAAAAGCCGACGAAAACGATATTCGCCTGCCGGGTGAAGTGGCGTTCTTTATCGCTAAGCGCCTGCGTTCCAACGTACGTGAGCTGGAAGGTGCACTGAACCGCGTTATCGCTAATGCCAACTTTACTGGCCGAGCGATCACTATCGATTTCGTGCGCGAAGCGCTGCGCGATCTGCTCGCGTTACAGGAAAAACTGGTCACCATCGACAACATTCAGAAGACGGTGGCGGAGTATTACAAGATTAAGGTAGCGGACCTGCTGTCTAAACGCCGCTCCCGTTCGGTGGCGCGCCCTCGTCAAATGGCGATGGCGCTGGCAAAAGAGCTGACCAACCACAGTCTGCCGGAAATCGGCGATGCGTTTGGCGGTCGTGACCATACCACCGTCCTGCACGCCTGCCGTAAAATTGAGCAACTGCGTGAAGAAAGCCACGACATCAAAGAAGATTTTTCCAATTTAATCAGAACATTATCCTCGTGA